The proteins below come from a single Sander vitreus isolate 19-12246 chromosome 15, sanVit1, whole genome shotgun sequence genomic window:
- the hrob gene encoding LOW QUALITY PROTEIN: uncharacterized protein hrob (The sequence of the model RefSeq protein was modified relative to this genomic sequence to represent the inferred CDS: deleted 1 base in 1 codon), which translates to MTAMTCRLTGLFSIGEDFDDEDLLGTDWAVRSASGPADVAAAVSSCTLRASSVAHREPEKNCHQQTGERSAALCNGTASRSSTHTTAGQTVALGLRQPSSCAQPRPPTLNNSQPHLASQQSHCNTEGKPSVAQDDFDDWDVDLADLDEFDGHMEQPCAPTPPAPAANPAFSAKTLRPPTCGASQTQPNRTLRDFSTARQASGSSIHDLPPRSSSTSVLRSLNPRPACLPAPPQSPRVFPGLTAPSPAPSPISRTLNRPHRPWASPVPSPQARVLFETVSPASSSSPCVSSLSPYPLHTPVLTNRLVQLVSASNKLPKKRPRSEPHQLRTRRFPGPAGFLPQQPQGQSLDDIVVSVPQTPAHGAVPRSPSQGSSSQTEEDEFSGGAWAAMKAEMGLDERNPSCFLHSYSVVMVLRKAALKQLARNKVPNMAVLLKSIIHTHADAKVVFKDPTGEIQGTVHRRLLEDRVEELKVGAVLLLKQVGVFSPSHRNHYLNVTPNNLLRIYAPDGVSLSSAQLPPLILEPMLRPPARPPSALLREPVSRMQLMFDEEDDEGLEGGKCSEGGEDPKAPGDTRGGSSRAPREPSGNTAAQDSGWDADDDLDELLGELPEDTYSL; encoded by the exons ATGACTGCGATG ACCTGCAGATTAACGGGCCTGTTCAGCATTGGTGAGGACTTTGATGATGAG gACCTGCTCGGGACAGACTGGGCTGTCCGCTCAGCGTCTGGACCAGCCGATGTGGCAGCTGCTGTGTCATCCTGCACGCTGCGGGCTTCCTCTGTTGCTCACAGAGAGCCGGAGAAAAACTGCCATCAGCAAACTGGAGAGAGATCGGCCGCCCTGTGTAATGGCACAGCATCAAGGAGCAGCACGCACACTACTGCTGGACAAACTGTTGCTCTGGGTTTGAGACAGCCCTCCTCCTGCGCTCAGCCCCGCCCTCCCACACTGAATAACTCTCAGCCTCATTTGGCATCACAACAGAGTCACTGCAACACCGAGGGGAAGCCCAGCGTGGCTCAGGATGATTTTGATGATTGGGATGTTGACCTGGCAGACCTGGATGAGTTTGACGGCCATATGGAGCAGCCTTGTGCTCCAACCCCACCTGCGCCCGCGGCCAATCCTGCATTTTCTGCCAAAACGCTGCGCCCCCCGACCTGTGGAGCGAGTCAGACACAACCTAATCGGACCCTCAGAGACTTTAGCACAGCACGCCAGGCTTCTGGCTCATCTATTCATGACCTACCTCCTCGGAGCTCTTCCACTTCTGTTCTGCGATCCCTGAATCCCCGTCCTGCTTGCCTGCCAGCCCCTCCACAGAGTCCTCGTGTTTTTCCTGGCCTTACTGCGCCTTCTCCTGCCCCCAGCCCCATTTCCAGGACACTAAACAGGCCTCACAGACCGTGGGCATCTCCCGTACCCTCCCCTCAGGCCCGCGTTCTCTTTGAGACGGTCTCCCCAGCGTCCTCTTCCTCACCCTGTGTGAGCTCTCTGAGCCCTTATCCCCTTCACACACCGGTCCTCACCAACCGCCTGGTCCAGTTGGTATCAGCCTCCAATAAGCTTCCTAAGAAGAGGCCTCGCTCTGAGCCTCACCAGCTCAGGACCCGGCGCTTCCCCGGCCCCGCTGGATTCCTGCCACAGCAG ccgcAGGGTCAGAGCCTGGACGACATCGTGGTTTCTGTTCCACAGACTCCTGCTCACGGTGCTGTACCCCGGTCGCCAAGCCAG GGCTCCAGCTCGCAGACTGAAGAAGATGAGTTCAGCGGCGGTGCCTGGGCAGCGATGAAGGCAGAGATGGGATTGGATGAGAGGAACCCCTCATGCTTCCTGCACTCCTACAGTGTGGTCATGGTGCTCCGAAAG GCTGCACTGAAACAGCTGGCGAGAAACAAAGTGCCCAACATGGCCGTGCTCCTGAAGAGCATCATCCACACACATGCCGATGCCAAGGTTGTGTTTAAAGACCCAACAG GGGAGATTCAGGGAACAGTGCATCGGCGTCTCCTGGAGGACCGAGTGGAGGAGCTGAAGGTGGGAGCTGTACTCCTGCTCAAACAA GTGGGTGTGTTTTCCCCCTCCCATCGTAACCATTACCTGAACGTGACG CCTAACAACCTGCTGAGGATCTACGCCCCCGATGGAGTCAGCCTGTCCTCCGCTCAGCTCCCCCCGCTCATCCTG GAGCCGATGTTGCGGCCACCCGCTCGGCCTCCCTCCGCCCTCCTCCGGGAGCCCGTCTCCCGGATGCAGCTGATGTTTGACGAGGAGGATGACGAGGGACTAGAGGGGGGGAAATGCTCAGAGGGAGGCGAAGACCCTAAAGCCCCAGGAGACACTAGAGGCGGCTCCAGCAGAGCCCCCAGAGAGCCTTCTGGGAACACAGCAGCACAGGACTCAGGCTGGGATGCAG ATGATGACCTGGACGAGCTCCTGGGAGAGTTACCCGAGGACACCTACAGCCTTTGA